The Frondihabitans australicus genome includes a region encoding these proteins:
- a CDS encoding sugar phosphate isomerase/epimerase family protein yields MPLTAETWPIAAALLPFPATTRTGQSVQDADPDVWRATLQEVKDAGFRDVDLTDGYLRVGDLDDARLRDLQDTAQDVGIGTPAISLIRRSVIDARHGDDNLAYSHRALDAAAALGANTVSVGLHQALTEAQKEQLWFWTVEGYKDPDDADVRKTATARLRELGDHAASLGILLSLEMYEDTYLGTGDSAVQLVTDIDRPNVGLNPDIGNLVRLHRPIESWQELLVKTLPYANYWHVKNYLRDEHRATNSYFAAPAPLETGVISYREAVAVAIENGYQGAFCCEHYGGDGLSVSATNERFLRERLLPKTETYDLGTSRVTQPSREAHS; encoded by the coding sequence ATGCCTCTCACCGCCGAGACCTGGCCCATCGCCGCGGCACTCCTCCCCTTCCCCGCGACCACCCGCACCGGACAAAGCGTCCAAGACGCCGACCCCGACGTCTGGCGCGCGACGCTGCAGGAGGTGAAAGACGCTGGCTTCCGCGACGTCGACCTCACCGACGGCTACCTGCGCGTCGGCGACCTCGACGACGCCCGCCTGCGCGACCTCCAAGACACAGCGCAGGATGTCGGCATCGGCACCCCGGCGATCTCGCTCATCCGCCGCAGCGTCATCGACGCCCGGCACGGCGACGACAACCTCGCCTACAGCCACCGCGCCCTCGACGCGGCCGCGGCCCTCGGGGCGAACACGGTGAGCGTCGGCCTCCACCAAGCCCTCACGGAGGCCCAGAAAGAGCAGCTCTGGTTCTGGACGGTCGAGGGCTACAAAGACCCTGACGACGCCGACGTGCGAAAGACCGCCACCGCACGGCTGCGCGAGCTGGGCGATCACGCGGCAAGCCTCGGAATCCTGCTCTCCCTCGAGATGTACGAGGACACCTATCTCGGCACCGGCGACTCGGCGGTGCAGCTGGTCACCGACATCGACCGGCCGAACGTCGGTCTGAACCCCGACATCGGCAATCTCGTGCGCCTGCACCGCCCGATCGAGAGCTGGCAGGAGCTTCTCGTGAAGACGCTCCCCTACGCCAACTACTGGCACGTCAAGAACTACCTGCGCGACGAGCACCGCGCGACGAACTCGTACTTCGCCGCGCCCGCACCGCTCGAGACCGGCGTCATCAGCTACCGGGAGGCCGTCGCGGTCGCGATCGAGAACGGCTACCAGGGCGCCTTCTGCTGCGAGCACTACGGCGGCGACGGCCTGAGCGTCTCGGCGACCAACGAGCGCTTCCTCCGCGAGCGCCTCCTGCCGAAGACCGAGACTTACGACCTCGGCACCAGCCGCGTCACCCAACCGAGCAGAGAGGCTCACTCATGA